ACGGTAAAGAGCAGGGAACACAGTTTGACTAAAATGAGCCCGCGATGGCATTTGATACTTCGGCTCAAGCTTGGCAACTAACCTTTTAAATCCTTTGCCATCTACTGCAGAAAAGGGACGTAAATCACACGCTATGTATTCCGCGATGTACCTCGTGATTTCTTGAGCCCTTGCGCTGCTGTGTGGCATAGTTGTTGAAAATGCCTCCTTCAGGGTTTTTTGACCGGACACGACTTTCTTTGTGAGAGAATCTGCAAACTTTTCGGGATGATGGGTCGTCAGACTTCGCATGTTGCTTGTGTTTCCCATGTTGTATCGCACTTTACTGTGGCAGTGCCTGCACATAGTCCATTGTCTGTCCACCACCTTCTCTCCTTTTGCGTTTATTGACACGGCGAAACCAAAATGTTTCCAGACATCTGATTTAAAAGCTGCAGGGGCTGGCGCAATCTCATTCTCAAATTCGgggttgttgttgttttcatcCTTACGAGTATCGCTGTCGGCCATGCTGGCTTGCTGTGAGCTTGTGTGGACGCTGTAGCGTGCAATCCTATTGGCTTAACAACGGTTGTTGTGACGACGCAGCGCAAAGGATCATGGTCTATGTAGTTAACAATGATTTGTTCCGCGGGACTGTGTTTATTCATCTTGCTTTTGACGGACACATGTCCTTTTAATATTGTAACCCAACCACGACGATACTGAGACACGTTTACAACCGCGGTAGCGCGATATCGTCATtatcgttacatccctattGCCTACCCCATTAAAAATGAACGCATTTCAATACAATGCAagcaaatacattaaagcagtggttctcaaactgggggccgcgagatggtgccaggggcccccgttttataatattttatgaaatacattactttattataaattctgtgtaattaaacctcagaaaaataaggctactaaacaaaagcaatacattgtataatttaatatgttttgtttaattcaaattttaagtattagaatgttttatgtcatacattttctttgggggggcgcgaaggaatccactgtacacaagggaggcCGCAAAAAAAAGGTGGTtgataaccactgcattaaagaaccatatatgtgtactactgagcattaacatgtgttccatagagaggaagatatgatgactagttgcctataaatattgtaatggtgcaaaaagtcaaacttcagagcagggccgctgctggcaaaacttttacagtggtgccctctttaggtaaataacaacaaaatcacacacaactatagtatgtgtgagaacaGAAGTATGccattgttatcatttataattgtattttcacagcaacacaaactacaaatatgcaattatatattatagcctatatttctgcatctgtacttgtgtagctaatggactttagtatactttagtcagtataaatccaagcaattttggagaattactaaatgtctttattgtaagtaaattaaaagtcaggtttaaggaaacagctgatgtctattaacaaaaacaaaagttgGTATTTATGGttatgtgtttgattgatttaacactcaagcattcagctaagtaggttttgttaatgcaaataaaatttagggcagttattagcatatacaaaacaacaatgtctttagcatagatatctttgccatgcttcaaaacgcaacgcagcacaatgtcatttaagttgaacaactgaagttacatgatataaattggtattgttacactatttaaatcacacagatgcGTTGGTGTCAGCAGCCAGCTATACATttacacaggcttgtgaatgtgaactgacctgaaagtgaatgccgcgttctgttactgtacaaacgtatggcggatgatatcaaagcattgCGAGAATACGCCAGAATGTAGTGGTAGGCTCATAAGGGAGAACATTTTAAGATGTAGCTGACTACGCCACCCTGTAAAACAGggaaataataaatataaatacattttattgaaAAGGCTCACAGGAACACTGCTTCACAAGAAGGGGTCTTGAGACGTGGATACCAAAAATACAAAACTTTATTATAATGAAACAGGAATATTAAAATCTGTTGTGTACGATGGCATCAGGCTAGAAGATCTAAAAGTTACTATAAAGGACACCGAGGCATGCCTATGGTAGTCCaaatatttaaagagcacaCAGCCCCAGTATCACGTAAACGTGTGCTGTTGGTTATCTGGCCCTGCGTAGGAaggaagcgtgggtgagccgaagagGTAACTGTGAACATATAGGGGCTGCATTGATCAAAACTGTGTACTAACCCATCTTCTCTGGGGAAAGAACAACGCTCAACCCGCCTCACGAGGTAGTCAAAGCCAGGCGGCTTCAGTCCATATATTCACGTAAAGTGTGTGTgcagagtgctgtgggtgaatTGTGATTATCATTTGTGTTTACACTAAAGCTTgctgtgtatgctgtgcttgtagcgacCAAAGCTGCCCTGGCCCCGGACGGGTCGTGAGAAGGAGAGAACACGCTGTGGTTTGAGCCCTATGAGAAGGGGGAATTAAACTTCTTTTTGTTTTGCCTTCCTGTGTGTTAGCAAGAGTCACACCACCCCAGCTCGCAGGCAGTGGCGAAGCCCAGCGGTACATCAGAGTGAGTAGCAGCCAACGTGCATTGTACGGACGGAGGGTCGTAGTGGTGTGTAGATCTATCCCACCGAAACCCCGGGTGTGGGCGGAGCCTCGTCGAGAGTTCGCCCCAGCTCGCAACCCCGGTTACTACAACAGAAGGGGGAGctagggaagcgttcggctctgtGCCACACGACTCATCAGTCCCCACGACACCCAGAAAGTTTAGGCGACGGGTGGAGGTATACTGTGTACGGACGCTGCTGCGAAAGCCCACTGCCCGTAAAAGCAACAAAAAGTCTAggtcttgtgagtaacttaccattgtgatgtgttacctacctctgcttacagcaacGTCTTAAAGGGGAACGAACCGTGTCAATAGTGTGAACTACTTACCTGTGTCCCAGTGAAGGTCCCGAAGTGAATGGAAAGcccaagtcttgtgagtaacttaccattgtgatgtgttacctacctctgcttacagcaacGTCTTAAGGAGGAACGAACCGTGTCAATAGTGTGAACTACTTACCTGTGTCCCAGTGAACGCCTCGAAGCGAATGGAAAGcccaagtcttgtgagtaacttaccattgtgatgtgttacctacctctgcttacagcgaCGTCCTAAGGAGGAACGACCCGTGTAAATAGTgtgaaccacttacctgtgtcccaGGGAACGCCCCGAAGTGAATGGAAAGcccaagtcttgtgagtaacttaccgtTGTGATGTGTTTcctacctctgcttacagcaacGTCTTAAAGAGGAACGAACCGTGTCAATAGTgtgaaccacttacctgtgtcccaGTGAACGCCCCGAAGTGAATGGAAAGcccaagtcttgtgagtaacttaccgtTGTGATGTGTTTcctacctctgcttacagcaacGGCATAAGGAGGAACGAACTGTGCAAATAGTGTGAAATGCTTACCTGTGCTCCAGTGGATGTCCCGAAGCGAACGAAGAGCCCAAGCCTTGTGAGTGCCTACCTTAGTGGTGTGTAACCTACCTTGCTCCAGTGAATTCCCCAGAGTGAACGAAGATCGCAAGTTCTGTGAGTAACTTACCGTAGTGGTGTGTAACCTACCTTACTCCAGTGAATGCCCCAGAGCGAACGAAGATCGCAAGTTCTGTGAGTAACTTACCGGCAGAGTGTGTAACCTACCTTGGCCCATAGTAATCCCTGAACGAGAAACGAGCCGCCGACGTAGTGTGAGTATCCACCTCTGGCCACTGGTTCGCACTCGTGGGGCGTGAGAGTTCCCCGAGGGACCAGGACGTCCAGTCAAGGAAACCTGTAGGGAGAACAAGAGACCGAAGAAATTAGGCAAGTAGCAACTGAGTACAGAAATAAGCCACTAATAGTATTCCCCctgttctgcctccaggaagaagcggagggcgccacgaGTCAAAGGACCAACCCAGGAAGGAGTCCCAGCCCCCGTTTCATGGTCCAAACCGCCCTGGAGGCGAGAAGGAGATATTTGTTTTAAACTGCCTTTTCCCCCCCTCCCCCTTGCTTttagatatttaaataaagtttcattttaattatagtatacttgtCTGTCTGACTCCTCGAGGTGGCAATTAGAGAGGGGCGTGACCCTTTATAGATCTCGGGTCCGCTCCGGCCTGTGACAATTACATACAGGAGCCGCCACAAATGGTAACCATTCGCGAGCCATCAAAGAGCtataaatcaaatgtttagacatttatTTCAAGTCATACATCCGATAAGCGATAAGCTGCACAACACATACCTGCAAACCAAACACGTACCTTAAATGTCATCACTGATTGCGCACACGCACGTAAGCGTGGCAGCCGGCACGAGATTATGCAGTGGAATGTTAGATACAGCAGTCACAAATAGTGATCATACACGAACGATCCAGGAGCTATAAATCAAGTGTTTAGACGTTTACCTCAAGTCATACATCCGATAAGCCATGAGCTTCACAACACATACCTACAATCAAAAACAGGGCAAATACGGAAGCGGAAAGGGCGAACCGGAAGGGGCGATCCTTGGCAATGATGCACGGACAGGGCTTCGACACACAAGCGGCATCTTACGAACCTGCTTATATCAGGGTGTGTGATTTCTAATTAGACCACTTGTACAGCTGTGGCAAATCTAAACAAAATCTGTTTAATAGAAAGGACATCCCACTACAATCTACCCCTTACTCTTGGATCGCCGCCCCGACGATCTTATTGCCAAGTCACCAATACCTAATCCCAAGGTCTAAAAATAACTGCCGTTGTACCACGCACTTGCTGAAGTGACACTTCAGCCATCTCTCCCACAGAACGGGGAAGACGATGCCGATTTAAGTGCCGGCCCGCAGTTATACGTCCTGTCCTACGTAAAACAACCCCCTCAACAAAATCTGTTTAATAGAAAGGACATCCTACTACAATccgaacagtatgtaggattgtggccaaaactggtattgcaatcacaaaacttgtggctaaaactggcactgcaatcacacagctggtggcaaTACacaaaacgacaacataaacatcagttgagggctgcaactacACTTTTTACAATAtcatgacaatatcctggctaGACCACTGTtatcagtgatataagtatttgaaatgaaaatgatttcttaatgtctagtgacatatcagcgccattttatgattaattgatataaatttcttacatactgttcctttaaataaagaTAATTGCTAATAAGCTTCAGTACTATggaaaagtcttaggccaccaccaccagacttgttgttttagaagttttaatgtccatccatatttatttttaatctattttattaagatacaaacagaaaatacattaaatatgtaaaaaaaaaaaattcaggactaaatgtcttgtTTAGGCATCGTCgttgtttagtgtgacctctcttgtcaaacacatcttgagcttttttgagcagaatgaagtaaaaagactaatttctttaaaattagaaattaggatttaattttatttaggtttaagagattttgcaatttcctgctattgctcaagcgGAAGTGGAAGTTGTActctaaaaacttgacacttcagtttttttatttttatacagtttttaataatgtatacacatttcctttatattctggatgtattctatttaagagactgagaaataattaaatataatcactataacattgcatttgcaaaaacaacaaatctaattctgacATAGTGGCCTAAGACGTGGTGTAGTGCCACTCTGTGTTTTAGCGCTGCCTCCTTATTATTTTGGGTAACAGCAGCTTATCTAATGCTTAAACAGGTGGCCATGAGGTGGCCATGGCAGTGCAAAACCCAGTCTGATGCCCGCAAAAAAATCAACCAATCACTGTTCACGTCAATCTTATATCAGTTTAAAGAAAcagtaatatatattttaaaagggaCTCGGGTGGACTCAAAAATAATTCCAAATGTATTCAAATacgagtcgagaccgagtcaaaATGCTCACGAGTCCatgacaagaccaagaccattaaAATATGGTCTCGAGACCGAGTCCAAGACCGAGTCTCGAGTACTACAACACTGataaatgtttctggttgcaatttcttattaaaaggtttatatttaaaaaaaattcaccatctaattcacttcattcgTGATAAAAAAGAAACACTGCGCACACACACTACGGCTTGACACCTCCGTCTTCTGCTCCTCCCTCGaatgcaagcggcaaacctcgccgatcggtctgcgcagcgccgcatgaaatCAAACAAGCCTATAGTGAAATCTTTCGAACATggcaaggagcgtcacatttctggctgatgtcagaggtattcaggcaaatcacaacatacagattagctggccaatcagggacacagagcttttcaaattgatacgttttgtacaaaatcagtgtgtttcaggaagacaggatatctggagctacaaaaatatgATATGTGGAAAGGAATGAAAGaagtttttgaaccataaaccatgcgaacacattgtattattccAAATATGAACCAGCCAGCAACTTCTGTTGGTTTAATGTTTAACTTGATGCTAGAAGGTAATTTTCACTTTTAGCCAGTTAGCACGTGTGAGTTCTCTGCAGATCTTGGAATATGAGGAATATAATTCTCAGATGTAAATTAAGTCCAGCACAGATATGGATGAGTCTTGACCAATagtttagacaaaaatatatgtatttgctGTACTTAGCATTGGTGTGTTTCATAACTCGAGAAAAAGCTTTCCATTaactttaaacattttgtcCTGCATATCTATTGCAGTATATACAATATGCTAATATACTGTATTTGAATGATATAATtgatatttatgtttatattttttatattcagtacatacatttattatgtgaaataaaaaaacattatgaaaaaaataatctCAATTAAATGTATTCAGTATTGAATGAATTGTATATACAGTAACATGCCACTGatataaaaacacaacaacacacaccAGATTTCATCTCACTACTTTGTAGTGCTTTATTTCACAGAGAAAATGAACATTGTATAGGAGTAACAGATATCATTgtctttcattaaaaaatactCTTCCTACCCAGAATTCACCTCTGAGCTGTGAGAAAACACAGTATGCTATAAATAACGTCTTTGCTGACATAGATATATGAATTTATAAATACAATAACTTAAATATTAtcactaataataatacttaCATGATTCTAACTGCATCCACCAAATTTCCCACAATTCAGTGCACCTTTTAAATACATTCATACATATTCAACTCAGATTACAGATATACAACTCTCACACTCAATTATCTAAAGTTCAAGTGACAAAAACACGCTCGTCCTTTAAAGTGCTTTGTAGGGCTCTAACAACAGAACTGACCTTTAGTATCTGTTACAACATTCGATATTCGGGTGGCCTCATGGTCAGGGTGACACAAACATATACACTTATTAAGAACTTTTAAAGTCCGTACAACACAGATTCCTATTCTGTGTGTGTTCCTTCAGCACTAGTATGAAAATATGAATGTTTTCTCCTTAATGAACCAATTGGGGTTTCAAAGGAGGACAAAGTTCACGAGAATAAGCCGCAGTAGGCCATGACACAGTGTTTCCAAAAAACAcacatatacaaaaaatatcagGGTACTGACGCAACAGTTACGCTCAACCCATGTCACCAAGATGTTGACGACAACAACtcagtgttaaataaataaatagttaaatataaaacaaaacaggaaTGTGATCCATATATAAGTTAACATAAGACAAATAAGGCTCTCCCTTTGCATGTACACAAAAACTACAGAGTAACAAGGCTCATAGCAGTTTAAAAGCCTTTTAATGAATCAGAAACAAATGAATCAGTAAACAGGTTGATTACAGcttggatatatatatatagagagagagagagagccttTGAGCAGATGATAAAGATgacaaaatcacaaaaatcaggcaagacagagagaaagacctTTTGCAATTATAAAGTCTATCAAATCCAACTGAAATTAAATGTAAGCGTTCAAAGACAAATATCAATATTGGCAGtgaaaataaattacaattaaattaCAGTATAGTGTAAATGCACAGAAAATTATCAAGTAAAATCAGGATTTTTGGTAGATCTCTGCCTTCTGGACCAAGTTtgaaagatgtttttaaagagaGTTTTATGTATAGCAAATCTTAAATGATTTCTAAGAGATTCATAGCCTGGATACTCACTTCATCTGAAAGTCAGTTTTTGATGTTTAAGAAGGATTACTTCTGCTATTTAATCCTCAGACATGCAACACATAGAGCTGTTTGATGTTTCAAAGCATTCCCGGACATTCATAGACCCCCAAAGCCAAAGAAAGTTTCTGAAAGTTTTAACGCTGTTCGTCTTACGATTGTTGagtatttttagagtgcatATCCACCCACAAATTCAGAactgtttattataaatataggGAATTCTTAAAATATGACACTCATAGAGGGTGCCGTTGGAAGGCCATATCACTGAAAGGCTTGAATTTTGGTATAACTGCAATCTTTAATTAGGTTAACAAGAATGAGTTTATAAATTGACTTAAATGACCCAAACAAAAAGACGTCTCAGTCACTGGTGCTTGGAATACGTTTTCTAGCAAGCAATAGCTGTCATTTTACTGTCTATGGATACAGCATAAATGGTCTTTTGGTTCTGTTTTGGAGCTGTAACCTAGGTTATGGGAATTTATGGGTGTGTTTTAACCATCTTTTAAGAAATGCCCAGAAAATGAGTTTGCTTTTGTTTATGAAATGTGGCAAAACCCAGTAGGATTCCTTCAGAGTTAAAACCTTGGACCTTGGAAATGATCCCTTATACTTCAGATGGCCATTGTTGTAATGTTTATGAATTTATGAATCACATGAAGCATAATAGTTCAGATGCCAGACCACAAGGTGCACGACAAAGCAGCAAAGCAAtaatccagatttttttttctgcaTTTCTATGTAATCTCAACCGAGTGACCACTGAGTATTTCAAACTGGTTTTACAAAGACGACTGTTTCCAAATCCTAAAAGTTGCAGTAACGAGGAGTGTGGTTGTTGACTGCCAGAGTGCATGCAAGCTACTAGACAGTGGTCTTGAAATGTATTACTAATCActgtttttcttcttttttagaAGTTTGttggtttaaaagtgttttgGAGTCTTTTGGGAAAAAGAAGTCTCAGCTTGAAAGGAATCCAATTGCATATCTTATCTTATCCACAGGAGGGTTTGATCAGTTGTGTGAAGTTAACAGACTCTGATGAGTTGGGGAATAATGTGACATCGTCCAAACTAACCTCATATCTGAGGGGATTTAAATATCATTCTAACAAGACATCAAAATGAAGAATCTATCTGAGAACATCATAGCTAAAGTTAACGTTTTGGATGGAGGAATTAAGGCAAGTTGCTATCAAGTAATTCAGGTCCAAATACAGGCACAGTACAGAAACTGGAAATAAAGCAGAGAGAAAGAGTACAGCAGAGCTATcgcaataaaataaacaacaggaCAGGTATGAAACGCTATTTTATCTGGTCTTTCGTTTTTGCCGGGATCTCATCCGTAGCTGTGTGGGCTGCGGGGATTAATGGGGGAGGAGTCTTCACGCCTGGTTTGACCCGCAAGCTGGTAGAGGCGGTGACTGAGATTTTGTACCTGGCAGGTACCGAGGATGCATCCGACGCGCATCAGCTGGCCATGGTGATGGTTGTGATGATTTCGCGAGTACACATGGCGACGACCTCTTTGGTGTGGGGCTTCGCCCCCTTTATTGGACTCTCCTTCTATTGGCTGACTGACATGGATTTCGCTTGGGTTACTTAGTGCTGAAGGTGGTGGTCTGGAGAGAATGGCTTTCCACAAAATGGAATGGTCGATGGATACGCCACGGTCAGTTTCTTTTACGTCTGGAGATATGGTAACTTCTACAGTTTGTTGATGGGGTCTTGCCATGAAGTTCAACCTGTAAAACAGATGTGGTTTTAACTTCACAAATATTTCACTTACATAATAAACTCAAGTTTAGGCTAAAAGgtttgtttatgttaatttatTACTCTCTAAACCATCTAATTCGACATTAAAGCATTCtgcagacaaatatttatgcataaatacaaactATATGTGTAAAGGCATCCAATTTCTGCACCATAGCTTTACTCTTACATACTAACAactaattttgcatttaaagtttaTAATTAATGAATCCAGTTAATCCCTGATAAACAAACCTCCTGTTGCTGGCACTGAGGTCTTGCACTGTCaggtaaaagtacagttttgaGCAATAAGTGCATATAAGCAGTGTTGagctagttactcaaaaaatatatatattactcATCACTAGTTACTcctttcaaaaataatattattagtTTACTCATTACTCCCAGCCAACAGTAATTAGTTACTAGTTACATTTCTATCACACGCTAAAAATtgacaattgcatttttttcagTCTGAAAATCCATGAAAGTTACATATAAATGAAGAGTACAATTAGCTCaaactattttttaaacaatttctgtACTTTAATAAATCAGTAATATATCTACTAAAAGGGCTCGAGCAGGTCGACCAAACATGGTGGCAGAACGAAAAAAGAGAATTTCCTGCGTTGGTGACGTGACAAAAAGTAACTAGCCATTTTTAATGGTAATGGTATGgtaattttattacattttttgtaattaGATTCACTACCAGTTACCAGTGAAAGTAATATTACTAGTAACTAATTACTACCCAACATGATAACCATGATGTTTAGTTTTCCAAATCTAAATGGGCATTTGCTATGTTTATAGTGTATTATCCATCATTTATTATCAGTTATTACTGATACCGAATGTATGTGTAAGGCAAACATATGCTACTTATTACCGCTCAAGCTACTTCTTACAGCTCAACTAGTTTATGACTCATTGGAATAGAGCGTACAGCAAACACAATAGATTCATAATGGTTTTGATGTGCTGGCCATCTGTTCTTTGTTTGTTAAGATGGTAGACTCATGCTCAATTTACTCCTGGTTTTTATGCTGTGCTTGCACAGGGCATTAATTCAGATCTTGAACTTAGCATCAGCAAGATGTCTGATTTGTAAAAATACCTTATTGTATTTATaaagttgctttgaataaaattaATCTGTTACACAATTATTCTTAACTTTATTGTTAAATTTTAGTTGGTTATTCAGATGTCTACAAGAGAAACCcagtttacaaaaaaaactCTAAAGACAAATAGCAGGCTTAACTTTTTGGTTGGTTACAattagggatgttaacaattaatcgatcttcgattaattgtcgataagaattaaatcgataaaacttaacgattgtCGAAAAAGCAAGCACGTGTGTGCGGCGCCTGGGCAAAGCACATACAAAGCCGGTGAAAAAATTAAACAAGAAGTTAAACTAGACatgatcacaacgatgctcGATCCCAATCACACACCTGGGCTTTTTAACCTTATTCGAGACGAGGTTGGCTGCTAAGGCAACGAAATGGCTTCTTTAGTGGATCTGAGAAGGTCCAATGCCGAAAATGCAAATATGGTTAgaatactgaaagcaaagaccctcttcagggaagcctgcaagattagcatagcaacgctgctaTACACAGGAAAGGAGACTAGAAGCCGTTTTTAAtgaacaaattaaaatgtaatcttaaagtctggcaagaaactgttaaatgtaaactgtaactgactgtcgttACACTCTGAACGCCCGAAATATATATCATTGATCATCATTATTGCTACACGCTAAACACTGTTGCGGGTTATCTTCATAATTtaagcatctttgctgaaagtacgcCGCAAGCCTGAGCTGAGGTGACAACGGGAAAAGTGCTCTTcgtgtgcttcttggatataattacaaacggtgtatcaacgactcgg
The Paramisgurnus dabryanus chromosome 1, PD_genome_1.1, whole genome shotgun sequence genome window above contains:
- the adm2a gene encoding protein ADM2a, with amino-acid sequence MRSLFTVTVYCISLLSSHLLAVPVKTPLEMNRLNFMARPHQQTVEVTISPDVKETDRGVSIDHSILWKAILSRPPPSALSNPSEIHVSQPIEGESNKGGEAPHQRGRRHVYSRNHHNHHHGQLMRVGCILGTCQVQNLSHRLYQLAGQTRREDSSPINPRSPHSYG